Proteins encoded in a region of the Syntrophorhabdaceae bacterium genome:
- a CDS encoding PEP/pyruvate-binding domain-containing protein, with translation MAFSMRGSTGLEGLDQVIDGLRIGDNVVWQVDRVEDYADFVAPFVQHATGEGKRVVYIRFARHDPLIPDDGTAAVYTLDATGGFESFSAEVNAIATREGQDVFYVFDFLSDLLSAWATDLMIGNFFMVTCPYLFQQNTIAYFGLLRSSHSFKTVARIRETTQVLLDLYSTGGAVYVHPLKVRGRHSATMFLPHKREGDRFVPVTSSGDATRLLTYISGREREQAKRNLDYWDRLFLDVEDLLARDGQEREKEEMLDRLCRIMVGRDTRILDLAKRNFTLEDLLHIKARLLGTGYLGGKSVGMLIARKILTRAMGDDGWAHLEPHDSFYVGSDLFYTYLIENGWWQLHTRQKTKEGYFEVAGTLRTLMREGSFPEEIEEQFWQLIEYFGQSPIIVRSSSLLEDAFGNAFAGKYESVFCVNQGTPEERYRAFRDAVRRVFASTMNEDALAYRVQRALDQQDEQMALLVQRVSGSHRKSYFFPDLAGVGLSRNTFVWKEGMDPEAGMVRLVLGLGTRAVNRVENDYPRVVALDAPLDRPLAGLGDIRRYSQHYVDLLNIGTNSLETVSLGEMVKAEAGISLDLFAVRDTEAAEYLKERGLKEGAPWILTFEALLSETSFPSVMQGILKRLEAAYGYPVDVEFTVNFGGQETEDFQINVVQCRPLQTWGEGRKVEIETDIPDDRILFASQGNFMGSSIVQPIRLIIYVEPEGYHKLSNSERYEIARIIGRLNRQIGAGRDSLPTLLMGPGRWGTTTPSLGIPVGFSEINNVSVLVEIEHETGSLTPELSFGTHFFQDLVETSIFYAAIFPRRKNAVFNPDWMAPLENRLASLAPGSERYEAILKVYEVSEGGLSLMADIISQKLLCFNPSKTDQQSGRTVSARV, from the coding sequence ATGGCGTTTTCCATGAGGGGGAGTACGGGGCTCGAAGGGCTCGATCAGGTGATAGACGGACTCAGGATCGGCGATAATGTGGTCTGGCAGGTGGACCGGGTCGAAGATTACGCCGATTTTGTGGCGCCCTTCGTGCAGCACGCAACGGGAGAAGGGAAGAGGGTCGTGTACATAAGGTTCGCACGCCACGACCCGCTCATTCCGGATGACGGCACTGCGGCCGTGTACACGCTCGACGCGACCGGAGGCTTCGAATCCTTTTCAGCGGAAGTGAATGCCATTGCAACCCGTGAAGGGCAAGACGTATTTTATGTGTTTGATTTCCTCTCCGACCTGCTTTCCGCGTGGGCAACGGACCTCATGATAGGCAATTTCTTCATGGTCACATGCCCCTATCTTTTCCAGCAGAACACCATCGCCTACTTCGGCCTTCTCAGGAGCAGCCATTCCTTCAAGACCGTGGCCAGGATCCGGGAAACCACCCAAGTGCTTCTCGATCTGTACAGTACGGGCGGCGCCGTGTACGTCCACCCGTTGAAAGTCCGGGGAAGGCACTCGGCTACCATGTTTCTGCCCCACAAACGGGAGGGGGATCGATTCGTGCCCGTCACATCGAGCGGGGATGCCACGAGGCTCCTTACCTACATATCAGGGCGCGAACGGGAGCAGGCAAAAAGAAACCTGGATTACTGGGACCGGCTCTTTCTCGACGTGGAAGACCTCCTCGCGAGAGACGGGCAGGAGAGGGAGAAGGAGGAGATGCTCGACCGCCTCTGCCGGATCATGGTGGGACGGGATACGCGGATACTCGACCTGGCGAAGCGGAACTTCACCCTTGAGGACCTTCTCCACATCAAGGCGAGGCTCCTCGGTACCGGCTACCTCGGAGGGAAATCGGTGGGCATGCTGATCGCCAGGAAGATACTTACACGGGCCATGGGGGATGACGGGTGGGCGCACCTGGAGCCCCATGACTCCTTTTATGTGGGGTCGGACTTGTTTTACACATACCTCATCGAAAACGGCTGGTGGCAGCTCCACACCCGCCAGAAGACGAAGGAAGGCTATTTCGAGGTTGCGGGGACCTTAAGAACCCTGATGAGAGAAGGGTCGTTCCCCGAGGAGATCGAGGAGCAGTTCTGGCAGCTTATCGAATATTTCGGCCAGTCCCCTATCATCGTGAGGTCGAGCAGCCTTCTTGAAGACGCCTTCGGAAATGCCTTTGCGGGCAAGTACGAAAGTGTCTTCTGCGTAAATCAGGGGACCCCGGAAGAGCGCTACAGGGCCTTCAGAGATGCGGTGCGGCGGGTTTTTGCAAGCACCATGAACGAAGACGCCCTGGCCTACCGCGTGCAAAGGGCCCTGGACCAGCAGGACGAGCAGATGGCCCTTCTCGTGCAGAGGGTGTCCGGCTCCCACAGAAAAAGCTATTTCTTCCCCGATCTCGCCGGCGTGGGCCTTTCCCGCAATACCTTCGTGTGGAAAGAGGGCATGGACCCTGAGGCCGGGATGGTCCGGCTCGTTCTGGGCCTCGGCACCCGCGCCGTAAACCGCGTGGAGAACGACTATCCGAGAGTCGTGGCACTCGACGCCCCCCTCGACAGGCCCCTTGCGGGCCTCGGTGACATACGGAGGTACTCCCAGCACTATGTCGACCTCCTCAACATAGGGACGAACAGCCTCGAAACCGTTTCTCTGGGCGAGATGGTCAAGGCGGAGGCCGGCATCTCCCTCGACCTCTTCGCCGTGCGCGATACGGAGGCGGCGGAGTACCTCAAGGAGCGGGGACTCAAAGAGGGTGCTCCCTGGATCCTCACTTTCGAGGCCCTTCTTTCCGAGACGTCTTTCCCTTCGGTGATGCAGGGCATTCTCAAGAGGCTCGAAGCAGCCTACGGCTATCCCGTGGACGTGGAGTTTACCGTAAACTTCGGCGGGCAGGAGACGGAAGATTTTCAGATCAACGTGGTGCAGTGCAGACCGCTTCAGACATGGGGCGAGGGAAGGAAAGTCGAAATAGAGACGGATATCCCGGATGACAGGATTCTCTTCGCTTCCCAGGGCAATTTCATGGGGAGCAGCATCGTTCAGCCTATTCGGCTCATAATCTATGTGGAACCGGAAGGATACCACAAGCTCTCGAATTCCGAAAGATATGAGATCGCACGCATCATCGGAAGGCTGAACAGGCAGATAGGAGCCGGGAGAGATTCACTTCCCACCCTTCTCATGGGTCCGGGAAGGTGGGGTACTACCACGCCTTCCCTGGGGATCCCCGTGGGATTCTCGGAGATCAACAATGTTTCAGTTCTTGTGGAGATAGAACACGAGACGGGCAGTCTCACCCCGGAGCTTTCCTTCGGCACCCATTTCTTTCAGGACCTCGTGGAGACCTCCATCTTCTATGCCGCCATATTTCCGCGCAGGAAAAACGCCGTCTTCAACCCGGATTGGATGGCTCCCCTGGAAAACAGGCTTGCTTCCCTGGCCCCCGGCAGCGAGCGCTACGAGGCAATACTGAAAGTCTATGAGGTGAGTGAAGGGGGGCTCAGCCTGATGGCTGATATCATTTCTCAGAAGCTGCTTTGCTTCAACCCTTCGAAGACGGACCAGCAATCGGGGCGAACCGTTTCCGCGAGGGTGTGA